In Pseudonocardia sp. DSM 110487, the sequence GCGGCTCGGGCAGGGCGCGATGTCGGCCTCCGCCCTGGCCCGGGTCCTCCCGGTGAGCAGGCAGGCGATCGGCAAGCACCTCGAGGTGCTGCGTGAGGTCGGGCTCGTCGAGTCGGAGCAGCGCGGACGCGAGGTCGTCTATCTCGTCGTCGGCGCCCGGCTGAGCTCGCTCGCCCGGGAGCTGGACCGGATCGGCCGGTCCTGGGACAGCCGCCTGCTGCGGATCAAGCAACTGGCCGAGCAGCCCGACCAGGACCCGCCGCCTCGGCCCTGATCGCCACACCCACCTACGACAACGGGCGTCGCTGCGTCGAAGCCGCATGCGCTTCGACGCACGACTCCGCATGCCGCAAATTCCTTCCACGACAACGAGATCGGCAGGTACCAGACACGTTTATCCAGGCGGTCGAGACGAACATCGACCCCCCACGGAACCACCGGAAATGGACAGCCTCACCGGACGCAGGAAGGGACTGCGGCATCATGACGACGACGATGGACGCGCAGGCAAAGATGACCAGCCGGCAACGGCTGATTGTGTTCTTACTGCTCGGCACACAGTTCATGCTCTCGGTCGACTACTCGATTCTGAACGTCGCGCTGCCCCACGTCGGTGCGGGCGTCGGCCTCGGGTTCTCCGGCATGGCATGGGTAATCACGGCGTACGCGCTGCCCGCTGCCGGATTCACATTGCTGTTCGGACGGATCGCGGACCTGCTCGGCCGGCGACGAATGTTCCTCATCGGCCTCACGCTGCTGGTCGTGGCGTCCCTCATGGGTGGGCTCGCGACGAACGCCACGGTGCTGCTGACCGCCCGCACACTGCAGGGTCTCGCCACCGCGATCGCCACCCCCGCCGCGCTGTCGTTGCTGATCACGTCGGTCAGCGACGAGAAGCAGCGGGCGCGGGTGCTCGGGCTCAACGGCGCATTGTTGTCCGCTGGGTTCACCGCCGGCGCACTGGTCGGCGGCACCCTTGTGGGCACACTGGGCTGGCGCTGGGCATTCCTGATCAACGTGCCGGTCGCGTTGCTCATCCTCGTGGTCACGCCGCTCCTGGTGCAGGCGAGCAGCGCCGCCGCGAAGGTCAAGCTGGACGTGCCGGGCGCGATCACGGTGACCCTTGGCCTGCTGGCGTTCGCGTTCGGTGTCACCAACCGGAACCTGTACGCCCTTGTTGGCGGCCTGGCGTTGCTGGTTGTGTTCTGGCGGATCGAGAAGCGGGCGAAAGACCCGCTGGCGGCCGTGAGCATCCTGTCCCGGCGCACCGTGAAGTGGGGCAACATCGCCGGTCTGGTCGTGTTCTCTATGGAGAGCGCGCTGATCTTCCTGATGACGCTGTACCTGCAGGACATCCTGGGCTTCACGCCGATAACCACTGGTCTGATCTTCGGCGTGCCCGGCCTGGCCTCGGTAGCCGCCGGCATCATCGCCGGTCGCCTCATCGGTCGGCACGGCCAGCGCAGGGTGCTCACCGTTGGCCTGCTGGTGCAGGCCGGCTGCACCCTCCCGCTGGTCCTGCTCGGCACCAGCGCCGCGTGGCTGTGGCTACTGCTTCCCGCACTCTTCATCGGGTTCTTCGGGCACGTGGCGGCGATCGTGGCCTTCATGGTGACCGCGACCTCGGGCTCGGGCCTGCCCGACTCCGAGCAAGGTTTGGCCACCGGCCTCGCCACGCTCACCCAACAGGTCGCCGTCGCCATCGGCGTCCCCATCCTCAGCGGGGTCGCGGCTACCCAGGTCGGTCTGCTCAGCGGTATCCGCGTGGCGATCATCTTCGACGTTCTGTTGACGGTGACCGTCATCGCACTCGTCTGGAACGGACTGCGGACCCGGCCGCAACCCGCGCCCAGCGAGGTGGATGACGCGGACGTCGCAGCAACTGGATTCGCACGGTCCGCCGTGCGGGAAGGAGAGATGTCATGAACGGGGAGTCCTGCTGCGGTGGTTCGGCACGCGTCAGCTCGTCCGGGACCGGCAGCGGCGGCGAGGCGGCGAGCGCACTGCCCGAGCCGGCGGTCGTCGACCGCGCCACCTTCCAGACCGAACTCGACGAACTGCGGGCTCGGGAGAAAGCACACACCCGGGAAGGCGACGCGATCGCCGCGGCCCGACGGCGCCTCCCCATGGTCGAGGTCGATCCCAACCTCGAGCTGATCGGGCCAAACGGGCCGCTCACCCTGCTCGATGCGTTCGAAGGGCGCCGGCAGCTCATCGCCTACTACGCAATGTGGTGGCCCGGCCGGCCCGCGCCCGAGCAGTGCGAAGGCTGCACGTTCTTCCTCAATCAGGTCACCGAGCTGTCCGCCCTGCACTCCCGTGACATCACCTACGCGGTCTTCAGCCAGGGCCGCAACACCGCGTTCGGCCCCGCCGACCCACAGGTGTCGTACGCCGAGAGCCTCCGTTACCGCGACTTCATGGGCTGGGACATGCCCTGGTATTCGGCCCAGCCCTCCCTCGACGCGCTCCTCGTCGGTCGCGAGAAGGGCTTGTTCCACCTCGTGTGCTACCTACGGGACGGCGACCGCGTGTTCGAGACCTACTGGACGAACCGCCGCGGCGTGGAGGCCATGGACTACAGCTATTCGCTCATGGACCGCACCGTCTACGGACGCCAGGAACCCTGGGAGGACTCACCCACCGGCTGGCCACAACACTGCTCCATGAGGTGTGACGGCGGCCCGCCCACGTGGCCGCCGGCATCTGAGGAGTGGGGCGGACGCCCCATCGCGCAGTGGGCACGTTTGGAAGCGGGTCATTCCGACGACCTCACCGCTAGGCGGCCCTGATCGGCGGGGTCGAGCTGATCGCCGACATGCCGTGGCCATCGGGATCCCCCCGGGTCCCTGCTCCCGGTGCCCGAACGTGGAAGTATCGGGCCGGCGCTGATGGCCGAGCGGCTGCCGTCGATGAGGTCCCGCGCGTTCCGCTGAACGCGACGTTCTCCAGAACGATGACCATAGGGTGACCGGACGGCTACGGTGCTCCTCGTGCGACGGCTGCTCGGTGCGGTACTGGCGGTTCTGCTGACCTCTGCGTGTGCCGTCCAAGGGGCGGCGAGCCCCGTAACCCCATCGACCTCGGCGGCCGCCCGGCCGGGCGGCGCGATCGAGCTGCCATCGCGACCGCGGGAGGTCCGGCTGGACCGGGTCGACCCGTGCTCGCTGCTGACGGAGGAACAGCGGGCGGAGCTGGGGTTGGACGGTCGGCCGGTGTTCTCGGAGGCCCCCGTGGGTCTGTACGGGGGAGCCGACGTGCCGCTGTGCACCATCGGCGGGTTCGAACCGCGGGCGGTGACGGCCGGGCTGAGCCTGGTGACGAGCATGGGGATCGAGCGGTACACCTCCGGGGAGCTCGCGGCGGAACTCCGCCCGATCACCGTGCGGGGTTTTCCGGCCCTTGTGGCGGTGCCGACCCGGTTCACGGATTACTGCACCGTGGTCGTGGACGTCGCACCGGGCCAGTTGCTGGACGTGCAGTTCGCGTCCGGGGGGCGGCGGCCGCCGATCCCGCAGCCACAGCTGTGCCAAGACGCGCAGAGCGTGGCGGCCGAGGTGATGGCGACACTTCTGAACGGCTGAGGCGCCACCGAGGCGTTCACGATCGCACACGATCTTCGCTCGTCGGCCCGCTGATGTGCCGCGGCGGGTCTACCGTCAGATCAATCCAGTGCTGATCCGAGGAGGGCACATGTCCGGCCCGCTATCGCCCGCAGCCCTGCGAATCGAGCCTTCTGCGATCCCAGCAGTTCGGGCCGCTTTCGACGCGTCGATCGCGGAGCTCAAATCACACCTCGTCAGGCTTCGCCAGGAGGGCTACATCTCCCAGCCCTGGCTCGGCGACCCCGTGAGCGCCGAGGCCGCAACCGCGTACAACGACCGCGTGATGGACGCGGCGAACGGGTCGTACGCGGCGATGGTGGCGTACGAGGCGGAGCTGCTCAGGGTCCGCGACTCGCTGCAGGCCATGGAGGACCATTACCGGCGCACGGAGGGCGAGAATGCGGCCCTGTGGGGGCGGGCCTGAGCGACGCGAGAGGCCGGTCGGGATTGCTCCGGTAGCGATTGCGCGTGCCGCGCCGAGGATGGTCGGGCCGGGGCGGCCTGGGCAGTGGAACAGCGCGGGACACCACCCGGGCCACAGGCGCGGCCACCAGCCCGTCCGCGGCCGGCCGCAGGTGCAGTCACCGACGTCCAGCGCCCGACATCCTCGCTGACCGGTACCACAGGTCGCCTCCGTGGCCGGGACGGGCAATCGCTGCCGAGTGACACGACTGCCGCGCGAGGACGCACGGGAACCCTGTTGGCGGATGGTCGCGTAGAGCTCCGTTGCGGATCCCGCGAAGGAGCCGGACTACGCCAGGTCGAACTCGCCGTCCTTGGCCCCTTCGATGAAGGCCAGCCATTCGTCGCGGGTGAAGACGTGCGCCGGCCCCGCGCCCTTGTCCTTGCTATCGCGCAGCCCGACGCGCCCGCCCCCGAGGAAGGCGACCTCCACGCAGTTGGCCTGGCCGTTGCTCCGGCTGCTCTTGAACCACCTGGCCGTGGCCAGCTCGTCGCTGCTCATTGGTTGAACTCCTCTACTGTCTTCAGGATCAGGTCCCGTGATGCCGCCTCGTCGACGGCAGCGGTCCAGATGTCGGCGAATGCGGTGCGGTAGCGCGCGATCTCTCCGGCCTTGTCCAGGAAGAGTGAGCCGGTGAAGCCGTCCACGTAGACCGTCGGGGGCTCGCTGGCGCGCCCATTGCCGCTCACCGGGAACTCCAGCACGACGAACGGCCCGGACATGATTCCGGCGTGCATGCCGATGTCGAAGGGCAGCACCTTGAGTGCGACGTTGGGCAGGTCGCTGACCTCGACGAGCCGCGCGAGCTGCGCGCGTATGACGGCCGTGCCGCCCACGGGGCGGCGCAGGATCGACTCGTTGAGCACGACCCGCAACTCCGGTGCGGCGGTGACCCGCGTGATGAGCGACTGGCGCGCGATGCGCAGCTGGACCCGACGCTCGATCTCGTCGTCATCCACTCCGGGATTGTCGGCGCGGATCAGTGTGCGGGCGTAGTCCGCGGTCTGGAGCAGCCCAGGCACCAGCTCGGCCTCGTACCACAACAGGCGGGAGGCGGCCTCCTCCAGGCCGATGTAGACGTCGAAACCCTCGGGGATCACATCGCCGCCATAGCTGAGCCACCAGCCTTTGGCCTTGGTCTCCTTGGCGAGCGCCATCAGCCCCTCGGTGAGGTCGGCCGGTGCGTCGTAGATGCGGCACATCTGCTCGACGTCCAGGGAACGCATCGAGGTCTGCCCCGTCTCGATCCGCCAGATCTTCGCCTCCGACCACTCCAGCGCCTCGGCCGCCGCCCTGACCGTCAACCGGGCCTGTCCGCGCAGGTCGCGTAGGTAGCGCCCGAGCTGCCGCCTCGGCACGGTCGAACCCGTCGTGCCCTCGGTCATCCCCCGCTGCCTCCTCGCTGTGAAGGGATCCTATCACTCGATTTGAAAGACTCCGAGCGCTCGATATGAAAGGAATTCGCGCGACCGGATGTCGTATTTCGAGTGTCTCAGGTGAGATCTTGCATTGCGAGTCTTGGGGGTATTCACTCGGGGCATGCAGCGAGTTGGGCAGCGATCCCCGATTGATGCGGCAATCGAGTTCGTGGCGATGCGGCCCGACGTCGGGGCGCGGATCCTCGCGCGGCACTACGCGCTCGGGAATGGAATATGCGCCGGATGCGCCGCCTCCGCGACCCGGCACCCGTGCCTGGTCCAACGCATCGCGGTGTTGGCGGGCAGGCGCCCGACTCCGCCACCTCGTGAGGGGGCGGAGTGAACTACTCGGCTTACGCCACCCTCGTCACCAGCCAGTTCGGGGAGCGGGCGGCCCATCAGGTCCTCGACTGGCACGCCGGTGACAGGACCGGTCTGCTCCGCACCGTCTGCGGTCGATTGATCGTCCCCGCCCCCATGGTGGCGCCGATCGGGACGCCGTGCACCGCCTGCACGGCGCTGGCTCCGGGCCGGCCGCCGGCTCGCGGTCGGGGACGCCGATGGCGGATCCTGCGCCGTGGCTGACGCATTCATATCCTTCCAGGGGGAAGGGCCGATGATCGGTCACCGCGCCGCATTCGTGCGGATTTCCGGGCATCGGGGGAGCGATATCGCGGCGTGGCTGGAATGCCAACGGGTCGAC encodes:
- a CDS encoding helix-turn-helix transcriptional regulator produces the protein MSAPDLPTMCAALSDPTRWEILTRLGQGAMSASALARVLPVSRQAIGKHLEVLREVGLVESEQRGREVVYLVVGARLSSLARELDRIGRSWDSRLLRIKQLAEQPDQDPPPRP
- a CDS encoding MFS transporter gives rise to the protein MTTTMDAQAKMTSRQRLIVFLLLGTQFMLSVDYSILNVALPHVGAGVGLGFSGMAWVITAYALPAAGFTLLFGRIADLLGRRRMFLIGLTLLVVASLMGGLATNATVLLTARTLQGLATAIATPAALSLLITSVSDEKQRARVLGLNGALLSAGFTAGALVGGTLVGTLGWRWAFLINVPVALLILVVTPLLVQASSAAAKVKLDVPGAITVTLGLLAFAFGVTNRNLYALVGGLALLVVFWRIEKRAKDPLAAVSILSRRTVKWGNIAGLVVFSMESALIFLMTLYLQDILGFTPITTGLIFGVPGLASVAAGIIAGRLIGRHGQRRVLTVGLLVQAGCTLPLVLLGTSAAWLWLLLPALFIGFFGHVAAIVAFMVTATSGSGLPDSEQGLATGLATLTQQVAVAIGVPILSGVAATQVGLLSGIRVAIIFDVLLTVTVIALVWNGLRTRPQPAPSEVDDADVAATGFARSAVREGEMS
- a CDS encoding DUF899 family protein gives rise to the protein MNGESCCGGSARVSSSGTGSGGEAASALPEPAVVDRATFQTELDELRAREKAHTREGDAIAAARRRLPMVEVDPNLELIGPNGPLTLLDAFEGRRQLIAYYAMWWPGRPAPEQCEGCTFFLNQVTELSALHSRDITYAVFSQGRNTAFGPADPQVSYAESLRYRDFMGWDMPWYSAQPSLDALLVGREKGLFHLVCYLRDGDRVFETYWTNRRGVEAMDYSYSLMDRTVYGRQEPWEDSPTGWPQHCSMRCDGGPPTWPPASEEWGGRPIAQWARLEAGHSDDLTARRP
- a CDS encoding DUF3558 domain-containing protein; translated protein: MRRLLGAVLAVLLTSACAVQGAASPVTPSTSAAARPGGAIELPSRPREVRLDRVDPCSLLTEEQRAELGLDGRPVFSEAPVGLYGGADVPLCTIGGFEPRAVTAGLSLVTSMGIERYTSGELAAELRPITVRGFPALVAVPTRFTDYCTVVVDVAPGQLLDVQFASGGRRPPIPQPQLCQDAQSVAAEVMATLLNG
- a CDS encoding DUF397 domain-containing protein — protein: MSSDELATARWFKSSRSNGQANCVEVAFLGGGRVGLRDSKDKGAGPAHVFTRDEWLAFIEGAKDGEFDLA
- a CDS encoding helix-turn-helix transcriptional regulator, with amino-acid sequence MTEGTTGSTVPRRQLGRYLRDLRGQARLTVRAAAEALEWSEAKIWRIETGQTSMRSLDVEQMCRIYDAPADLTEGLMALAKETKAKGWWLSYGGDVIPEGFDVYIGLEEAASRLLWYEAELVPGLLQTADYARTLIRADNPGVDDDEIERRVQLRIARQSLITRVTAAPELRVVLNESILRRPVGGTAVIRAQLARLVEVSDLPNVALKVLPFDIGMHAGIMSGPFVVLEFPVSGNGRASEPPTVYVDGFTGSLFLDKAGEIARYRTAFADIWTAAVDEAASRDLILKTVEEFNQ